A window of Adhaeribacter arboris genomic DNA:
GTTACTTGTCTGCGGAAATTGAAACAACGGAACACTTTGTCAGTCTAAAAGACAATGACTATATCATTTTTTACCTGGATATACCTTTAGAGATATACCAGAAGCCGCACCAGCAATATTTAAAAAAACGGCTATTTAATACAGAGCAGTATAATGTGCCGGGCTTAAACGAAGAAATATTGGGTACTAGTAATTTTTTTAACGGTTATAATTCAAAAAAACTGTTTCTAATGCACCAAACGGCTCCTTTTGAAATTAATGGGCGTATATCGGGTTCAGAAGCTCAGGCCTTATTTCAGTTTGAGAAATTAATTGAACGCGGAGTTTTACCTAACCCGGTACCTATATTTATTCACAAAGAAGAACTTAACCTGAATTTTGGAACTGTTAAGCTTTTTCACGATCAGGATAAAAAAATCGGTTACCGCGAAATTATTCAAAGCATAAAACCCACCGACCGGCAAAATTATTACTTGTTGTTTGTGACGAGAGGCGAAATCAAAGACTTTGATTTTGTAAGCAGCTTTGAATACAATTTAAAAGATGCCAAAACCGGTGACCCCTTCTGGACTATTTACAATTTATTTCACCTGAAGGAAAAAAATAGTAAAGAAGATAAACGCTATCCGGATATAAAAAACATATTTCAGTTTCAAAGCGAAGTAGTACAATATATTTTTAATCGGGCTTTAGTCCGAGAAGATGAGGGGAAATTAGTGATTAAATATTTTGATGAGATTGATGCCAAATATTATTCTGCCGCCACATACTTATTAGTTATGAAATACCGTCAGGCTTTTTACAACTATATTTATAAGTCTAGGCGTGAAGTTATTTCGGGATTAATATTCAAGGATATCATGCTGACCGGTATCCGTGATGACGTAAAGCAGAACAAAGAATTCGGAGCTAAAGAAAAACTAAATATTTACTTCAGCCTCAATCACCATTTTGATAATACCAATTCAAACTTCAATGGGAATTATATGCCAGATAAATTAGACGAACTGTTTCAGAAAACCATGGAAATTGCCGATAGTAAAGAACGCGTGGCTTTAAGCGACGAGACCGAATTTGCTTATATCTCCGGGCAGATGATAAATTTTTTGCTTGACCAAAGTGAATCGGCGAATCCTACGCATGCTTTGCTGGAGCCATTTCTACAAAAAACCAGCCGCGAGCTGTTCGTGGATGAAATTGTAAAAGTTTTTAATCGCTACAAACATAACATTGACCGGAAAGGAACAGGCAGGGTGAGCCGCTTACTACGGGAAATCTTAGGCTTTGACCGCCCGGTTGATATAAAGAAATATATGTCTTTTATTCTGGCGGGCTATTTCAGCCCATCATTCCGCTTTACTAAATCTGTAGAAAAACAACCTGACACCATAGAAAAATAACCTTCATGAGTAACTCCTATACCCGCCGCGCTTATGGCTGCACCATCATCAAAAGTATTAATTCTAATTTTAATGCTGATTTCTCCCATCAGCCCCGCACGTTACCTGATGGAGTTGTTTATGCTACGGACAAAGCCTTAAAATACACGGTGAAAAATTACCTGAAAAACAATTATTCTGGTGATAAGATATTTTACTTTAAAACTTTTAATGACAATATGAATCCGCGCACGTTGGATGAAACATATGAAAGCTTGTTAGAAAAGTACCCGGAAACAAAAGGCAAAGAAAAGGATAATACTTTAAGGTTAACGGTATTAGGTAATCTCTTAAAATGCTTAGACATTCGTTTGTTCGGCGCAACCTTTGCGGGTAAAACTAATATTTCCATTCACGGTCCTTTGCAAATAACTCATGGCATTAATCGATTTCCTAAGAATGATATATATTCCGAACAAATCATGTCGCCGTTCCGGAACCCCGGCGAAGAAGGTAAAGATGAAAAAGGTGCGGCTACTTTAGGTTCACAATCTAAACTAAGGGAAGGACATTATGTTTTTCATTTTTCGGTAAACCCGCAGAATATTGCCGAACACGTGAAAAGGCTTAACGGCAGCGGAACGGAACTCAGCACCGATGATATTGCCAAAGCTAAAGAAGCTCTACGGCGTGGCGCTACTTATTATGATTCGGCTTCTAAAGCCGGCTCGGAGAACGAGTTGCTGCTTTGGGTAGAATTAAAAGAAAAATCCAAAGCAGTGCTGCCCTCTTTTATAGATTTAGTAACTGTTGGCGAAGATGGCACCATAGATTTAAGCGGTGTAACTACCTTATTAAACTCCGAACATATTCAGGACGAAGTGGAAACCGTAGAACTTTATTTTAATCCAGGCACAAAGCTTACTGGTCTTCCGCAAAACGCCAATACAGCTAATTTATAAGTTTATCTTCCCAAACCCGGTAGGTTTTAAAAACCTACCGGGTTTTACCTCTTCGCTAACCTACCATCAAGCTTATGCAAACAGTTCTATCTTTCGATTTGGAAAGTAATTTTGGTTTTTTTAAGAAGCCGGATATTAACGATAACAAGCGGGCGCCTTACTTAACCTACAACATATTGCATAAACCCGCCCTGTTGGGAATATTAGGCGCTATTATCGGGCTGAAAGGTTTTGAGCGGCGCGGCGAATTACCGGAATACTATCAGCAGTTAAAGCACCTACAAACTGGAATCCAGCCTCTTAACCACCAACAAGGTAATTTTACCAAAACCCTGGTAAAGTATAATAATAGCGTAGGCTATGCAAGCCAAGAAGAAGGAGGCAATCTAATTGTAACCGAAACCATGCTTATCCGGCCAGCGTACCGGTGTTACGTTGCCCTTAATACCGCCCACGAGCCGGAGGCAAAGCTGCACAAATATTTACTAAACCAACAAGCAGAGTTTATTCCCTATTTAGGCAAAAACGAATTTACGGCTTGGTGGCAAAACGTGCAGGAATATCCTTACCAACCTTTTAACGCCCAAGCAAATTTCAAGTTA
This region includes:
- the cas5b gene encoding type I-B CRISPR-associated protein Cas5b; the encoded protein is MQTVLSFDLESNFGFFKKPDINDNKRAPYLTYNILHKPALLGILGAIIGLKGFERRGELPEYYQQLKHLQTGIQPLNHQQGNFTKTLVKYNNSVGYASQEEGGNLIVTETMLIRPAYRCYVALNTAHEPEAKLHKYLLNQQAEFIPYLGKNEFTAWWQNVQEYPYQPFNAQANFKLLNLFQKPVLDSAVSKIIIQASGRNYSETRDLFLYFERLPSAYDEILLQYTLSDYVFTNALFPKETSFPGLFALSATEAVQLN
- a CDS encoding type I CRISPR-associated protein Cas7, with the translated sequence MSNSYTRRAYGCTIIKSINSNFNADFSHQPRTLPDGVVYATDKALKYTVKNYLKNNYSGDKIFYFKTFNDNMNPRTLDETYESLLEKYPETKGKEKDNTLRLTVLGNLLKCLDIRLFGATFAGKTNISIHGPLQITHGINRFPKNDIYSEQIMSPFRNPGEEGKDEKGAATLGSQSKLREGHYVFHFSVNPQNIAEHVKRLNGSGTELSTDDIAKAKEALRRGATYYDSASKAGSENELLLWVELKEKSKAVLPSFIDLVTVGEDGTIDLSGVTTLLNSEHIQDEVETVELYFNPGTKLTGLPQNANTANL